One genomic segment of Amycolatopsis sp. WQ 127309 includes these proteins:
- a CDS encoding emopamil-binding family protein, with amino-acid sequence MNLPLRDRKIDIFFAVLFSAFTITSLISDLLPTVGVDFSQPSSNFFVNSNWWYAHDADPLFMHPPDWMRIVTGLSAFVYMPFYVVLVFALLSGKNWIQLPAVVYATMIVTLTGVVVFGVEFFGDPATRTGNPVKFLAFNLPYVLVPLLLLIRMRAPKPFTRRF; translated from the coding sequence ATGAACCTGCCGCTGCGGGACCGGAAGATCGACATCTTCTTCGCGGTGCTGTTCTCGGCCTTCACGATCACCTCGCTGATCAGTGACCTGCTGCCGACCGTGGGCGTGGACTTCTCGCAGCCGTCCAGCAACTTCTTCGTCAACTCGAACTGGTGGTACGCCCACGACGCGGACCCGCTGTTCATGCACCCGCCGGACTGGATGCGGATCGTCACCGGGCTCTCGGCGTTCGTCTACATGCCGTTCTACGTCGTGCTCGTGTTCGCGCTGCTCAGCGGCAAGAACTGGATCCAGCTGCCCGCGGTGGTCTACGCGACGATGATCGTCACGCTCACCGGGGTCGTCGTGTTCGGCGTCGAGTTCTTCGGCGACCCGGCCACGCGCACCGGCAACCCGGTGAAGTTCCTCGCGTTCAACCTGCCCTACGTCCTGGTGCCGCTCCTGCTGCTGATCCGGATGCGCGCGCCGAAGCCGTTCACCCGCCGCTTCTGA
- a CDS encoding DUF1295 domain-containing protein, with the protein MDALRVCLYVFAGVTLGTWLLSVLTREYSWVDRIWSIVPVAYLGIFAGAAGFADARLDVMFALVLAWGVRLTFNFARKGGYARGGEDYRWAVLREKLAPWQFQVFNFFFISLYQNAILLLITLPAMTALDHQGAFGVWDVVVAVIFAAFLAGETVADQQQWTFHREKHAGRASTRFRQDGLFRYSRHPNFFFEQAQWWVIAAFGVVAAGLTWTVLGAILLTLLFVGSTKFTESITLGRYPEYADYQRRTSAVVPWPPKREPVRP; encoded by the coding sequence ATGGACGCGCTGCGGGTCTGCCTCTACGTCTTCGCCGGAGTGACGCTCGGCACGTGGCTGCTGTCGGTGCTGACCAGGGAGTACTCCTGGGTCGACCGGATCTGGTCGATCGTCCCGGTGGCCTACCTGGGCATCTTCGCCGGCGCCGCCGGGTTCGCCGACGCCCGCCTGGACGTGATGTTCGCGCTGGTCCTGGCGTGGGGCGTCCGGCTGACGTTCAACTTCGCCCGGAAGGGTGGTTACGCCCGCGGGGGCGAGGACTACCGGTGGGCGGTGCTGCGCGAGAAGCTCGCGCCCTGGCAGTTCCAGGTGTTCAACTTCTTCTTCATCTCGCTCTACCAGAACGCGATCCTGCTGCTGATCACGCTGCCCGCGATGACGGCGCTGGACCACCAGGGCGCGTTCGGCGTGTGGGACGTCGTCGTCGCGGTGATCTTCGCGGCGTTCCTGGCCGGCGAAACGGTCGCGGACCAGCAGCAGTGGACGTTCCACCGCGAGAAGCACGCGGGCCGGGCGTCGACGCGCTTCCGCCAGGACGGCCTGTTCCGCTACTCGCGGCATCCGAACTTCTTCTTCGAGCAGGCCCAGTGGTGGGTGATCGCGGCGTTCGGCGTGGTCGCGGCGGGTCTCACGTGGACGGTCCTGGGCGCGATCCTGCTGACGCTGCTGTTCGTCGGGTCGACGAAGTTCACGGAGAGCATCACGCTGGGACGCTACCCGGAGTACGCGGACTACCAGCGCCGCACGTCCGCGGTGGTGCCGTGGCCGCCCAAGCGCGAGCCGGTCCGCCCGTAG